One region of Streptomyces davaonensis JCM 4913 genomic DNA includes:
- a CDS encoding ABC-F family ATP-binding cassette domain-containing protein — MISATGIELRAGARVLIESATFRVAKGDRIGLVGRNGAGKTTLTKCLAGEGIPAGGAITRSGEVGYLPQDPRTGDLDVLARDRVLSARGLDVLIRKMRENEERIANGKGATRDKAMKQYERQETEFLTKGGYAAEAEAATIAAALNLPDRVLGQPLHTLSGGQRRRIELARILFSDADTLLLDEPTNHLDADSIVWLRDYLKTYRGGFIVISHDVDLVETVVNKVFYLDANRAQIDVYNMGWKLYQQQREADEKRRKRERANAEKKAAALHSQADKMRAKATKTVAAQNMARRADKLLSGLEAVRVSDKVAKLRFPEPAPCGKTPLTAEGLSKSYGSLEIFTDVDLAIDKGSRVVILGLNGAGKTTLLRLLGGVEKPDTGEVTPGHGLKLGYYAQEHETLDPERTVLENMRSAAPDMDLVEVRKVLGSFLFSGDDVDKPAGVLSGGEKTRLALATLVVSSANVLLLDEPTNNLDPASREEILGALRTYKGAVVLVTHDEGAVEALQPERIILLPDGVEDLWGADYADLVALA; from the coding sequence GTGATCTCCGCCACCGGCATCGAGCTGCGCGCCGGCGCCCGTGTTCTCATCGAGTCCGCTACCTTCCGAGTCGCCAAGGGCGACCGCATCGGTCTGGTCGGCCGCAACGGCGCCGGCAAGACCACCCTGACCAAGTGCCTGGCCGGCGAGGGCATCCCCGCCGGCGGCGCCATCACCCGCTCCGGCGAGGTCGGCTACCTCCCGCAGGACCCGCGCACCGGCGACCTCGACGTGCTCGCCCGCGACCGTGTCCTGTCCGCGCGCGGCCTGGACGTCCTGATCCGCAAGATGCGCGAGAACGAGGAGCGCATCGCCAACGGCAAGGGCGCCACCCGCGACAAGGCGATGAAGCAGTACGAGCGCCAGGAGACGGAGTTCCTCACCAAGGGCGGTTACGCCGCCGAGGCCGAGGCCGCCACCATCGCCGCCGCGCTGAACCTCCCCGACCGGGTGCTCGGCCAGCCGCTGCACACCCTCTCCGGCGGTCAGCGCCGCCGTATCGAGCTGGCCCGGATCCTGTTCTCGGACGCCGACACCCTGCTGCTCGACGAGCCGACGAACCACCTCGACGCCGACTCGATCGTCTGGCTGCGCGACTACCTCAAGACCTACCGCGGCGGCTTCATCGTGATCTCCCACGATGTCGACCTGGTCGAGACGGTCGTCAACAAGGTGTTCTACCTGGACGCCAACCGCGCCCAGATCGACGTCTACAACATGGGCTGGAAGCTCTACCAGCAGCAGCGCGAGGCCGACGAGAAGCGCCGCAAGCGCGAGCGCGCCAATGCCGAGAAGAAGGCCGCCGCGCTGCACTCGCAGGCCGACAAGATGCGCGCCAAGGCCACCAAGACGGTTGCCGCGCAGAACATGGCGCGCCGCGCGGACAAGCTGCTCTCCGGCCTGGAGGCGGTGCGCGTCTCCGACAAGGTCGCCAAGCTGCGCTTCCCGGAGCCCGCGCCCTGCGGCAAGACCCCGCTGACCGCCGAGGGCCTGTCGAAGTCGTACGGCTCGCTGGAGATCTTCACCGACGTCGACCTGGCCATCGACAAGGGCTCCCGGGTCGTCATCCTCGGCCTCAACGGCGCCGGCAAGACCACCCTGCTCCGCCTGCTCGGCGGGGTGGAGAAGCCCGACACCGGCGAGGTCACCCCGGGCCACGGACTCAAGCTCGGCTACTACGCCCAGGAGCACGAGACCCTCGACCCGGAGCGCACGGTCCTGGAGAACATGCGCTCCGCCGCGCCCGACATGGACCTCGTCGAGGTCCGCAAGGTGCTGGGCTCGTTCCTGTTCTCCGGCGACGACGTCGACAAGCCGGCCGGGGTCCTCTCCGGCGGCGAGAAGACCCGTCTCGCGCTCGCGACCCTGGTGGTCAGCTCGGCGAACGTGCTGCTGCTCGACGAGCCGACCAACAACCTCGACCCGGCCAGCCGCGAGGAGATCCTCGGCGCGCTGCGCACCTACAAGGGCGCGGTCGTTCTGGTCACCCACGACGAGGGCGCCGTGGAGGCGCTCCAGCCGGAACGGATCATTCTGCTGCCGGACGGCGTGGAGGACCTGTGGGGCGCGGACTACGCGGATCTCGTCGCCCTCGCTTGA
- a CDS encoding glycoside hydrolase family 15 protein codes for MHPRIEDYALIGDEQTAALVGRDGSIDWLCLPRFDSAACFARLLGDEDNGSWRIAPVGAERCARRAYRPDTLVLDTEWETEEGAVRVTDLMPQRDRAPDVVRIVEGLRGEVTVRSMLRLRFDYGSITPWLRRSRGHRVAVAGPDSVWLRSEPAVRTWGEDRCTYSEFTVAEGESVAFVLTWHPSHEPRPPLVHPHKSLRASVADWQAWAARCRYDGPHRDAVVRSLITLKALTYSPTGGIVAAATTSLPEELGGVRNWDYRYCWLRDSTLTLGALLAAGYQEEAEAWRNWLLRAVAGDPADLQIMYGLAGERRLPETELSWLPGFAASGPVRIGNDAVNQLQLDVYGEVMDSLSLARSSGLPSEPHMWALQVALMDFLCTAWRQPDEGLWEVRGGRKQFVHSKVMVWVAADRAVRTVETHPELDGDVDAWRAMRDEVHQEVCERGFDPARNTFTQYYGSRELDASLLLIPRVGFLPPDDPRVIGTVDAVREELSHDGFLRRYSAEKTDVDGLPGGEGTFLVCSFWLADALHMTGRTEEARKLFERLVGLGSDVGLLAEEYDAAAGHQLGNFPQAFSHIGLVNTALALFGPDDAG; via the coding sequence GTGCACCCCCGTATCGAGGACTACGCGCTCATCGGCGACGAGCAGACCGCCGCCCTGGTCGGCCGGGACGGCTCCATCGACTGGCTGTGTCTGCCCCGGTTCGACTCGGCCGCCTGCTTCGCCCGGCTGCTCGGCGACGAGGACAACGGCAGCTGGCGGATCGCTCCCGTAGGCGCCGAGCGGTGCGCCCGACGCGCCTACCGCCCGGACACCCTCGTCCTGGACACCGAGTGGGAGACCGAGGAAGGGGCGGTCCGGGTCACCGATCTGATGCCGCAGCGGGACCGCGCCCCGGACGTCGTCCGGATCGTCGAGGGGCTGCGCGGCGAGGTGACCGTCCGCAGCATGCTCCGGCTGCGGTTCGACTACGGCTCGATCACCCCGTGGCTGCGCCGCTCCCGCGGCCACCGGGTCGCGGTGGCCGGACCGGACTCGGTGTGGCTGCGCAGCGAGCCGGCGGTGCGCACCTGGGGCGAGGACCGGTGCACGTACTCGGAGTTCACCGTCGCCGAGGGCGAGTCGGTGGCGTTCGTCCTGACCTGGCACCCCTCGCACGAGCCCCGCCCACCGCTCGTCCACCCCCACAAGTCACTGCGCGCCAGCGTCGCCGACTGGCAGGCGTGGGCGGCCCGCTGCCGCTACGACGGCCCGCACCGGGACGCCGTGGTCCGCTCGCTGATCACCCTGAAGGCGCTCACCTACTCCCCCACCGGCGGCATCGTCGCCGCGGCCACCACCTCGCTCCCCGAGGAGCTGGGCGGCGTGCGCAACTGGGACTACCGCTACTGCTGGCTGCGCGACTCCACCCTCACCCTCGGCGCGCTGCTGGCCGCCGGATACCAGGAGGAGGCCGAGGCCTGGCGGAACTGGCTGCTGCGCGCGGTCGCGGGCGACCCCGCGGACCTCCAGATCATGTACGGCCTGGCGGGCGAGCGCCGGCTGCCCGAGACGGAGCTGTCGTGGCTGCCCGGCTTCGCCGCCAGCGGCCCCGTCCGGATCGGCAACGACGCGGTGAACCAGCTCCAGCTGGACGTCTACGGCGAGGTCATGGACTCGCTGTCGCTGGCCCGGAGTTCGGGCCTGCCCTCCGAGCCGCACATGTGGGCGCTCCAGGTCGCGCTGATGGACTTCCTGTGCACGGCGTGGCGGCAGCCCGACGAGGGGCTCTGGGAGGTGCGCGGAGGCCGCAAGCAGTTCGTGCACTCCAAGGTGATGGTGTGGGTGGCCGCGGACCGCGCGGTGCGCACCGTGGAGACCCACCCGGAGCTGGACGGCGACGTGGACGCCTGGCGCGCGATGCGCGACGAAGTGCACCAGGAGGTGTGCGAGCGGGGCTTCGACCCCGCGCGGAACACCTTCACCCAGTACTACGGCTCGCGCGAGCTGGACGCCTCGCTGCTGCTCATCCCGCGCGTGGGGTTCCTGCCGCCGGACGACCCCCGCGTGATCGGCACCGTCGACGCGGTCCGCGAGGAACTGAGCCACGACGGCTTCCTGCGCCGCTACAGCGCCGAGAAGACGGACGTCGACGGGCTGCCCGGCGGCGAGGGCACCTTCCTGGTCTGCTCGTTCTGGCTCGCGGACGCCCTGCACATGACGGGCCGCACCGAGGAGGCCCGCAAGCTGTTCGAACGGCTCGTCGGGCTCGGCAGCGACGTGGGGCTGCTGGCCGAGGAGTACGACGCCGCGGCCGGCCACCAGCTCGGCAACTTCCCGCAGGCATTCAGCCATATCGGCCTGGTGAACACCGCCCTCGCCCTGTTCGGGCCGGACGATGCAGGATAG
- the amaP gene encoding alkaline shock response membrane anchor protein AmaP produces MSAVLRVVNRVLLGVIGVVLVLLGGSVLAVGLGLDPPSWWIHDGKNDVLLDDAERTRWRAEGWWWPTVIAVLVVLVLLALWWLTAVLRRRRLTEVLVETGDGEGALLRGRALESVLADEAASTDGVHRARTHLTGRRNAPEARVRLLLEPHVDPGTALTELTDQALTHARESAGLASLPAEVRMRAAKHRAERVS; encoded by the coding sequence GTGAGCGCCGTGCTGAGGGTCGTCAACCGCGTCCTGCTCGGGGTCATCGGCGTCGTCCTGGTCCTGCTCGGCGGCTCCGTGCTCGCCGTCGGCCTGGGCCTTGACCCGCCGTCCTGGTGGATCCACGACGGCAAGAACGACGTCCTGCTCGACGACGCCGAGCGCACCCGCTGGCGCGCCGAGGGCTGGTGGTGGCCGACCGTCATCGCGGTGCTCGTGGTCCTGGTGCTGCTCGCCCTGTGGTGGCTGACCGCGGTCCTGCGGCGCCGCCGCCTCACCGAGGTCCTGGTCGAGACCGGCGACGGAGAGGGCGCGCTGCTGCGGGGCCGCGCCCTGGAGTCCGTACTGGCCGACGAGGCGGCGTCGACGGACGGCGTCCACCGGGCGCGGACCCACCTGACCGGCCGCAGAAACGCCCCCGAGGCCCGCGTACGGCTGCTGCTGGAGCCGCATGTGGACCCGGGGACGGCGCTGACGGAGCTGACCGATCAGGCGCTGACCCACGCGCGGGAGTCGGCCGGACTGGCCTCGCTGCCCGCGGAGGTCAGGATGCGGGCGGCCAAGCACCGGGCGGAGCGGGTCAGTTGA
- a CDS encoding Asp23/Gls24 family envelope stress response protein: MSVDPGEVRLPRAAVPPGERGSTRIADRVVAKIASQAAREALGPLPGDAAPPHAGVVVHHDIARVRVHLELDYPTDIGARCAAVRRHVAERVGALVGMEVPEVAVQVERLHSAHGAAQGRTR, translated from the coding sequence GTGAGCGTCGACCCCGGTGAGGTCCGCCTGCCGCGGGCCGCCGTGCCGCCCGGTGAGCGCGGCTCCACCCGGATCGCGGACCGGGTCGTGGCGAAGATCGCCTCCCAGGCCGCCCGCGAGGCCCTCGGCCCGCTGCCCGGGGACGCGGCGCCCCCGCACGCGGGCGTGGTCGTCCACCACGACATCGCGCGCGTCCGCGTCCACCTCGAACTCGACTACCCCACCGACATCGGCGCCCGCTGCGCCGCCGTGCGTCGTCATGTCGCCGAGCGGGTAGGCGCGTTGGTGGGCATGGAGGTGCCGGAGGTAGCCGTTCAGGTGGAGCGGCTGCACTCGGCACACGGCGCGGCGCAGGGGAGGACGCGATGA
- a CDS encoding DUF6286 domain-containing protein — protein sequence MSEPQGSEGTEGTTRPLPVVEKATGTGTLDQNASAAAFDPPPPVLDGENGANGRFWSARRVPAAVVAVLLLVLAGAFLYDVVAVRTDRSAMEWRRELARQLAERPLDDTWVLVGAGVAVALGLWLVVLATTPGLRAVLPMTRTHPDVRAGLDREAAALALRDRAMEISGVQSVGVRMGRRRADVRAVSHFRDLDDVRADLDDVLAEAIRGLGLSRPPALSVHVRRPGRKG from the coding sequence ATGAGCGAGCCCCAGGGCTCGGAGGGCACCGAGGGCACCACACGACCCCTGCCGGTCGTCGAGAAGGCGACCGGCACCGGCACACTCGACCAGAACGCCTCCGCGGCCGCCTTCGACCCGCCGCCGCCCGTCCTGGACGGCGAGAACGGCGCCAACGGCCGCTTCTGGTCGGCCCGTCGGGTCCCGGCCGCCGTGGTCGCCGTGCTCCTGCTGGTCCTCGCGGGCGCTTTCCTGTACGACGTCGTCGCCGTGCGCACCGACCGGTCCGCGATGGAGTGGCGGCGCGAACTGGCCCGGCAGCTCGCCGAGCGCCCCCTCGACGACACCTGGGTGCTGGTCGGCGCGGGCGTCGCCGTCGCGCTCGGCCTGTGGCTGGTCGTCCTGGCCACCACCCCCGGCCTGCGCGCCGTACTGCCGATGACCCGCACCCACCCCGACGTCCGCGCCGGACTCGATCGCGAGGCCGCCGCCCTGGCCCTGCGCGACCGGGCCATGGAGATCTCGGGCGTGCAGTCGGTAGGGGTCCGGATGGGCCGCAGGCGGGCCGACGTCCGCGCGGTCTCCCACTTCCGTGACCTGGACGACGTGCGCGCCGACCTGGACGACGTCCTCGCCGAAGCGATCCGCGGCCTCGGCCTGTCCCGGCCGCCCGCGCTCTCGGTGCATGTACGACGGCCCGGACGGAAGGGGTGA
- a CDS encoding alpha/beta hydrolase family protein: MRTVTATAAAVTMALAAGAASVAAGRLASDAALKAPPGRPLPTEPRLTVHGTAAGQITLTRDLASLRPGTYGLGGDGSHAVVGPVLPTATHTADTAVRRLERVTHGTLAPGDRVWFTPNLYVGDPGSALGLDHADIDIPGELGSLPAWFVPGTRTTWVIAVHGLGTTRELSMNVMEFLAARKFPVLALAYRGDLGAPRSPDGLNHLGETEWRDLDAAIRYAVRYGAEQVVLLGWSIGATMALRAAAHSGLRDRVSGLVLDSPVLNWEATLRALAAARRTPGALLPLAVRAAQGRTGLYGDHATPGDSPDTLTVPTLIFHGPDDTVAPWIHSRRLADARPNLVNLHTVKRAPHGAMWNADPKSYEESLRRFLTPLM; this comes from the coding sequence GTGCGCACTGTCACAGCGACGGCCGCAGCCGTCACCATGGCCCTGGCCGCCGGCGCGGCAAGCGTGGCCGCCGGCCGCCTCGCCAGCGACGCCGCGCTCAAGGCGCCCCCCGGCAGACCCCTGCCCACCGAACCCCGGCTCACGGTGCACGGCACGGCGGCCGGCCAGATCACGCTCACCCGTGACCTGGCCTCCCTGCGCCCCGGCACCTACGGCCTCGGCGGCGACGGCTCGCACGCGGTCGTCGGCCCCGTCCTCCCCACGGCGACCCACACCGCCGACACCGCGGTCCGCCGCCTGGAACGCGTCACCCACGGCACCCTCGCCCCCGGCGACCGCGTCTGGTTCACCCCCAACCTCTACGTCGGTGACCCCGGCTCCGCCCTCGGCCTCGACCACGCCGACATCGACATCCCCGGCGAACTCGGCTCCCTGCCCGCGTGGTTCGTCCCCGGCACCCGCACCACCTGGGTCATCGCGGTGCACGGCCTCGGCACCACCCGCGAACTGTCCATGAACGTCATGGAGTTCCTCGCCGCCCGCAAGTTCCCGGTCCTCGCCCTCGCCTACCGCGGCGACCTCGGCGCACCCCGCTCCCCGGACGGCCTCAACCACCTCGGCGAGACCGAGTGGCGCGACCTGGACGCGGCGATCCGCTACGCCGTGCGCTACGGCGCCGAACAGGTCGTCCTGCTCGGCTGGTCCATCGGCGCCACCATGGCCCTGCGCGCAGCCGCCCACTCCGGACTGCGCGACCGCGTCTCCGGGCTCGTCCTGGACTCCCCGGTGCTCAACTGGGAGGCGACCCTGCGCGCCCTCGCCGCGGCCCGCCGCACCCCGGGTGCCCTGCTCCCGCTGGCCGTCCGCGCCGCCCAGGGCCGTACGGGCCTGTACGGCGACCATGCCACCCCCGGCGACAGCCCGGACACGCTCACCGTGCCGACCCTGATCTTCCACGGCCCCGACGACACCGTCGCCCCCTGGATCCACTCCCGCCGCCTCGCGGACGCCCGTCCCAACCTGGTCAACCTCCACACCGTCAAGCGCGCTCCCCACGGCGCCATGTGGAACGCCGACCCCAAGTCCTACGAGGAATCCCTGCGCCGCTTCCTGACCCCCCTCATGTGA
- a CDS encoding Asp23/Gls24 family envelope stress response protein, translating into MTADGWTRAVRHQLGLGRLLPLGGARDGAWIAEQAAVTALERAADGMPGVRLGALRIALADPARAQEPVVPPPPSALSPGALRVTAEFAATAAEPLPSVADRLRSALAEAATEGLGLTVTEVDLRVTALLEEAPEAAPQRQQEPPSARGPADGDESRAARAALAVPGVVGLAGAPVGLGRPVHIEERPAEAALPARHVRLELAVAADHRAVEVARAVRAEVTKALPDHPTVAVLVTAVVG; encoded by the coding sequence ATGACGGCGGACGGATGGACGCGGGCGGTACGGCATCAGCTGGGGTTGGGCAGGCTGCTGCCCCTGGGCGGCGCGCGGGACGGCGCGTGGATCGCGGAGCAGGCGGCCGTAACAGCGTTGGAGCGCGCGGCGGACGGCATGCCGGGGGTGCGCCTGGGCGCGCTGCGGATCGCGCTCGCGGACCCCGCGCGGGCGCAGGAGCCCGTCGTACCGCCGCCGCCGAGCGCGTTGTCGCCCGGAGCGCTGCGGGTGACGGCGGAGTTCGCGGCGACGGCCGCGGAGCCGCTGCCCTCGGTGGCGGACCGGCTGCGCTCGGCGCTGGCCGAGGCGGCGACCGAGGGACTGGGGCTGACGGTCACGGAGGTGGACCTGCGGGTGACGGCCCTGCTGGAGGAGGCGCCGGAGGCCGCGCCGCAACGGCAGCAGGAGCCGCCGTCGGCGCGGGGGCCCGCGGACGGCGACGAGTCCCGCGCCGCGCGGGCCGCGCTCGCGGTGCCGGGCGTGGTCGGCCTCGCCGGGGCGCCGGTCGGCCTCGGCCGGCCGGTGCACATCGAGGAACGGCCCGCCGAAGCCGCGCTGCCCGCGCGTCATGTCCGGCTGGAGCTCGCCGTGGCCGCGGACCACCGGGCCGTGGAGGTGGCCCGCGCGGTCCGCGCCGAGGTGACGAAGGCGCTGCCGGATCACCCGACGGTGGCGGTCCTGGTCACCGCCGTCGTCGGGTGA
- a CDS encoding Asp23/Gls24 family envelope stress response protein, whose translation MSDTTQKSQVEQEPTVQTRKAVKRGGGDPSTRGRTTIADGVVEKIAGLAARDVLGVHAMGSGLSRTFGAVRDRVPGGGSKSVTRGVKAEVGEVQTALDLEIVVDYGVSIADVARAVRENVVSAVERMTGLEVVEVNIAVSDVKLPEEEEEELEPRIQ comes from the coding sequence ATGAGCGACACGACACAGAAGTCCCAGGTCGAGCAGGAGCCGACCGTACAGACCCGTAAGGCCGTCAAGCGCGGCGGCGGTGACCCGTCCACCCGCGGGCGGACCACCATCGCCGACGGCGTCGTCGAGAAGATCGCGGGCCTCGCCGCGCGGGACGTGCTCGGCGTGCATGCGATGGGCAGCGGCCTCAGCCGGACCTTCGGCGCGGTGCGGGACCGGGTGCCGGGCGGCGGCTCGAAATCGGTCACCCGTGGTGTGAAAGCCGAGGTCGGCGAGGTGCAGACCGCGCTCGACCTGGAGATCGTCGTCGACTACGGCGTCTCCATCGCCGACGTCGCGCGGGCGGTCCGGGAGAACGTGGTCTCCGCGGTGGAGCGCATGACCGGCCTGGAAGTGGTCGAGGTCAACATCGCGGTGAGCGATGTGAAGCTGCCCGAGGAGGAGGAAGAGGAACTGGAGCCCAGGATCCAGTGA
- a CDS encoding enoyl-CoA hydratase/isomerase family protein, translating to MASLDPVLDKDGVRLTVDDAVATVTLTNPDKRNAQSPALWRALTEAGRLLPGSVRVVVLRAEGKSFSAGLDRQAFTPEGFDGEPSFIDLARGSDAELDATIAEYQDAFTWWRRSDLVSIAAVQGHAIGAGFQLALACDLRVVADDVQFAMRETSLGLVPDLTGTHPLVGLVGYARALEICATGRFVTAEESVSTGLANVAVPADQLDDAVRDLTAALLAVPRDAVVETKALLRGATDRTYEDQRVAERAAQARRLRDLAGVGE from the coding sequence ATGGCTTCGCTCGACCCGGTTCTCGACAAGGACGGCGTACGACTCACCGTCGACGACGCAGTCGCCACGGTGACGCTGACCAACCCCGACAAGCGCAACGCGCAGAGCCCCGCTCTGTGGCGGGCGCTGACCGAGGCCGGTCGGCTGCTGCCCGGATCCGTCCGGGTCGTCGTGCTGCGGGCCGAGGGCAAGTCCTTCTCGGCCGGACTCGACCGGCAGGCGTTCACGCCGGAGGGTTTCGACGGCGAGCCGTCGTTCATCGATCTCGCGCGCGGCAGCGACGCCGAGCTCGACGCGACGATCGCCGAGTACCAGGACGCGTTCACCTGGTGGCGGCGCAGTGACCTCGTGTCCATCGCCGCCGTCCAGGGGCACGCCATCGGGGCGGGCTTCCAGCTCGCTCTCGCCTGCGATCTGCGCGTCGTCGCGGACGACGTGCAGTTCGCCATGCGCGAGACCAGCCTCGGCCTGGTCCCCGACCTGACCGGCACCCACCCCCTGGTGGGCCTCGTCGGCTACGCCCGGGCGCTGGAGATCTGCGCCACCGGGCGCTTCGTCACGGCCGAGGAGTCCGTCAGCACCGGCCTGGCCAATGTCGCCGTGCCCGCCGACCAGCTCGACGACGCCGTACGCGACCTCACCGCCGCCCTGCTGGCGGTGCCCCGGGACGCGGTCGTCGAGACCAAGGCCCTGCTGCGCGGCGCCACGGACCGCACCTACGAGGACCAGCGCGTCGCCGAACGCGCCGCCCAGGCGCGCCGGCTGCGGGACCTCGCCGGCGTAGGGGAGTGA
- a CDS encoding SURF1 family cytochrome oxidase biogenesis protein, translating into MYRFLLSRQWVILTLVALLLIPTMIRLGIWQMDRHDERAARNQLVSDALSAKPVPVEELTAPGRTITTEERYRTVTATGHFDTDDEVVVRRRTNADDEVGYHVLTPFVLNDGKVLLVNRGWIPADGTSQTAFPKVPAPPRGELTVTGRLMPDETTEASGIKNLKGLPDRQIMLINSAHEAERLDAEVLGGYIAQTGPEPKGDTPEQLGKPGDENAALNYAYAIQWWLFAVGVPVGWVILVRRELRDRREQAAADSAAEAEPAAV; encoded by the coding sequence GTGTACCGCTTCCTGTTGTCCCGGCAGTGGGTGATCCTCACGCTGGTCGCCCTGCTGCTCATCCCCACGATGATCAGGCTGGGCATCTGGCAGATGGACCGCCACGACGAGCGGGCCGCCCGCAACCAGCTGGTCTCCGACGCGCTGTCCGCGAAGCCGGTCCCCGTGGAGGAGCTGACCGCCCCCGGGCGCACGATCACCACCGAGGAGCGGTACCGCACCGTCACCGCCACGGGGCACTTCGACACCGACGACGAGGTCGTCGTCCGCCGCCGCACCAACGCCGACGACGAGGTCGGCTACCACGTCCTGACCCCGTTCGTGCTGAACGACGGCAAGGTGCTGCTCGTCAACCGGGGCTGGATCCCCGCCGACGGCACCAGCCAGACCGCGTTCCCGAAGGTCCCGGCCCCGCCCCGCGGTGAGCTCACCGTCACCGGCCGGCTGATGCCGGACGAGACGACCGAGGCGAGCGGCATCAAGAACCTCAAGGGCCTGCCCGACCGGCAGATCATGCTGATCAACAGCGCGCACGAGGCCGAGCGCCTCGACGCCGAGGTGCTCGGCGGCTACATCGCGCAGACCGGGCCCGAGCCGAAGGGCGACACCCCGGAGCAGCTCGGCAAGCCGGGCGACGAGAACGCCGCCCTGAACTACGCGTACGCCATCCAGTGGTGGCTGTTCGCGGTCGGCGTCCCGGTCGGCTGGGTGATCCTGGTCCGCCGCGAGCTGCGCGACCGACGCGAACAGGCTGCCGCCGACTCCGCTGCCGAGGCCGAGCCCGCGGCCGTATGA
- a CDS encoding SDR family oxidoreductase encodes MDLGLKDRVFVVTGATRGLGNATARELVADGAKVIISGRDEKTVAEAAAALGPNAVGVAAGNADPETPARLIAAAREHFGGFDGVLVSVGGPAPGFVADNTDEQWQSAFESVFLGAVRLARAAAAELEPGGVIGFVLSGSVHEPIPGLTISNGLRPGLAGFAKSLADELGPRGIRVVGLLPGRIDTDRVRELDGLSADPEATRAAAESRIPLRRYGAPEEFGRAGAFLLSPAASYLTGIMVPVDGGFRHGF; translated from the coding sequence ATGGATCTTGGACTGAAGGACCGGGTGTTCGTCGTCACGGGTGCCACGCGCGGGCTGGGCAACGCCACCGCGCGTGAGCTGGTCGCCGACGGCGCCAAAGTGATCATTTCGGGGCGGGACGAGAAGACGGTCGCCGAGGCCGCTGCCGCGCTCGGCCCGAACGCGGTCGGGGTGGCCGCGGGCAACGCCGACCCGGAGACGCCCGCGCGGCTGATCGCCGCCGCGCGGGAGCACTTCGGCGGCTTCGACGGTGTGCTGGTGAGCGTGGGCGGCCCGGCGCCGGGCTTCGTCGCCGACAACACCGACGAGCAGTGGCAGTCGGCCTTCGAGTCGGTGTTCCTGGGCGCGGTGCGCCTCGCGCGGGCGGCCGCGGCGGAGCTGGAGCCGGGCGGTGTCATCGGGTTCGTGCTCTCCGGGTCCGTGCACGAGCCGATTCCGGGGCTGACGATCTCCAACGGGCTGCGGCCCGGGCTCGCCGGGTTCGCCAAGTCCCTCGCGGACGAGCTGGGGCCTCGCGGGATCCGGGTCGTGGGCCTGCTGCCGGGGCGCATCGACACCGACCGGGTGCGCGAGCTGGACGGCCTGTCCGCGGACCCGGAGGCCACTCGCGCGGCCGCCGAGTCGCGGATCCCGCTGCGCCGGTACGGGGCGCCGGAGGAGTTCGGCCGCGCCGGAGCGTTCCTGCTGTCCCCGGCGGCCTCCTACCTCACCGGAATCATGGTCCCGGTGGACGGTGGCTTCCGGCACGGGTTCTGA
- a CDS encoding helix-turn-helix domain-containing protein encodes MAETLKKGSRVTGAARDKLAADLKKKYDSGASIRALAEETGRSYGFVHRMLSESGVTLRGRGGATRGKKAAG; translated from the coding sequence GTGGCCGAGACTCTGAAGAAGGGCAGCCGGGTAACCGGCGCCGCGCGCGACAAGCTCGCGGCAGACCTGAAGAAGAAGTACGACTCCGGTGCGAGCATCCGGGCGCTGGCCGAGGAGACCGGCCGCTCGTATGGCTTCGTACACCGGATGCTCAGCGAGTCGGGCGTCACGCTGCGTGGGCGTGGCGGGGCGACACGCGGCAAGAAAGCCGCGGGCTGA
- a CDS encoding VOC family protein codes for MAGTESGRPSIYPTVLYADARAAIRQLTEGLGFTELTVYEGEDGSVFHAELAQGNGAVMVGSKGRGGVFDSAMKGAGPVGVYVVVDDVDDHHRRAVEHGVEILMPPTDQDYGSRDYMARDAEGNIWSFGTYAPETSG; via the coding sequence ATGGCGGGCACGGAGAGCGGGCGTCCGAGCATCTATCCGACGGTGTTGTACGCGGACGCGCGCGCCGCGATCAGGCAGCTCACCGAGGGCCTCGGCTTCACCGAGCTGACGGTGTACGAAGGTGAGGACGGCTCGGTGTTCCACGCCGAACTGGCTCAGGGCAACGGTGCGGTGATGGTCGGTTCGAAGGGGCGCGGTGGCGTCTTCGACTCGGCGATGAAGGGCGCGGGCCCGGTGGGGGTGTACGTCGTGGTGGACGACGTGGACGACCACCACCGGCGCGCCGTGGAGCACGGCGTGGAGATCCTGATGCCCCCGACGGACCAGGACTACGGCTCCCGGGACTACATGGCCCGGGACGCCGAGGGCAACATCTGGAGCTTCGGCACGTACGCGCCGGAGACCAGCGGCTAG